Proteins encoded within one genomic window of Salipaludibacillus agaradhaerens:
- a CDS encoding DUF881 domain-containing protein — MRIKRLIFTCVTFVIGFMIAVQHQSFNEPPQRDTRNMADLRQALMAEKERQQELNEEIHRQSNILYQLDENEDVEEVMEDVFHDLQMKAGLTEVSGSGIVIEVNVFFDESYSGGGIRSVPPYLLRLLINELNIQGAEHIAIGSERIVSTTAIREANGRTLINGNWMTSFPLEIKVITDDPESMHHAIMSSQSREIFSYENLDFSVEAADDLTLPAYDHTYRVRYMEPVLGDS; from the coding sequence ATGAGAATTAAAAGGCTTATATTTACATGTGTCACATTTGTTATTGGCTTTATGATAGCCGTTCAACATCAATCTTTTAATGAGCCTCCTCAGCGAGATACACGTAACATGGCTGATTTAAGACAGGCTTTAATGGCGGAAAAAGAGAGACAGCAGGAGTTGAATGAAGAAATTCATCGCCAAAGTAATATTTTATACCAATTAGATGAAAATGAAGATGTGGAAGAAGTGATGGAGGATGTCTTTCATGATTTACAAATGAAAGCAGGTTTAACAGAGGTATCCGGATCGGGCATAGTCATCGAGGTAAATGTGTTTTTTGATGAAAGTTACAGTGGGGGAGGCATTCGTTCTGTTCCTCCTTATCTGCTTAGGTTACTAATTAATGAGTTAAACATTCAAGGTGCAGAGCATATCGCTATTGGAAGTGAACGAATCGTCTCTACGACGGCAATTCGAGAAGCGAACGGACGTACACTAATCAACGGGAATTGGATGACCTCCTTTCCACTTGAAATTAAAGTTATTACCGATGATCCTGAGTCCATGCATCATGCCATTATGTCTTCACAGTCAAGAGAAATTTTTTCTTATGAGAATTTAGATTTCTCCGTGGAAGCAGCTGACGACTTAACTTTACCTGCTTATGACCATACGTATCGTGTAAGATACATGGAACCAGTACTGGGGGATTCATAA
- a CDS encoding DUF881 domain-containing protein, whose product MKSRYVIFTFVLLVTGFLIALSFQLDADFGKNSFVEQDSQWQTEDDLRNDVLLEQETTRELTEQLREIQSEIKQIEETVSDQEQLYFNLVEDMDKLRMVTGEIGVKGEGVLVTLTDAEYIPGEDNPNSYIVHEQHIQQVVDELLVSGAEALAINGHRVTHRTYIHCIGPVIEIDGEIAFAPFEVKAIGDRDTLDEALNLTGGVKDQLVNENIQVRIEKKTDIQIDPYFSESGEGT is encoded by the coding sequence ATGAAGAGTAGATATGTGATTTTCACATTTGTATTGCTTGTTACCGGTTTTTTAATCGCTTTAAGCTTTCAATTGGATGCAGACTTTGGCAAGAATAGTTTTGTGGAACAGGACTCGCAGTGGCAAACAGAGGATGATTTAAGAAATGATGTGTTATTAGAGCAAGAGACAACTCGGGAATTAACTGAACAGTTAAGAGAGATTCAAAGTGAAATAAAACAGATTGAAGAAACGGTGTCTGATCAAGAACAGCTCTATTTTAACCTTGTAGAAGATATGGATAAGTTGAGGATGGTAACAGGGGAGATCGGTGTTAAGGGCGAAGGGGTTCTTGTAACGCTTACTGATGCAGAGTACATTCCAGGGGAAGATAATCCGAATAGCTATATTGTACACGAACAACATATTCAACAAGTAGTTGATGAATTACTCGTTTCAGGAGCTGAGGCACTTGCAATAAATGGCCACAGAGTAACCCACCGAACGTATATTCACTGTATCGGACCTGTTATCGAGATAGATGGTGAAATTGCATTTGCGCCATTTGAGGTAAAGGCCATCGGTGATCGTGATACATTAGATGAAGCTTTAAACTTGACAGGTGGCGTTAAAGATCAACTCGTTAATGAAAATATACAAGTTCGAATCGAAAAGAAAACAGATATACAAATTGATCCCTATTTTTCTGAAAGCGGGGAAGGCACATGA
- a CDS encoding cell division protein FtsQ/DivIB: MKEKKVVKIEERIPKLKERRKQRSNRRLIMYVSVFFTLMLFIIYFQSPFSHVQNVEVNGHYFASSEWIISESRLEENVSMWNLGVSGIVERLTAHEAIKSVEVSREWLTTVSLNIEEYERIAYIYNGEGYDPVLTTGDVYTNGSESNQSFVPYDAPVLRGFEDDDIRGEMVNELAETPAALLQRMSDIILDPTENDPYRLTILMNDGFTVSSTVRHFAQRIAPYPSVVEQLDPNVEGIVHMRMNPYFERFDVDEEDEGSDEE; the protein is encoded by the coding sequence ATGAAAGAAAAGAAAGTTGTCAAAATTGAAGAGAGAATACCTAAGCTTAAAGAGCGAAGAAAACAAAGATCCAATAGACGACTCATTATGTATGTTTCTGTTTTTTTTACTTTAATGCTATTCATTATTTATTTCCAGAGTCCTTTTAGTCACGTTCAAAACGTGGAGGTAAATGGTCATTATTTTGCCTCTTCTGAATGGATTATATCAGAATCACGACTTGAAGAGAATGTAAGTATGTGGAATCTTGGGGTTTCCGGAATTGTAGAAAGATTGACTGCACATGAGGCAATTAAATCAGTGGAAGTCAGCAGGGAATGGCTTACGACAGTTTCTCTTAACATAGAAGAGTATGAACGCATAGCTTACATCTATAATGGGGAGGGCTATGATCCCGTTTTAACAACTGGTGATGTTTATACGAATGGCTCTGAGTCTAATCAAAGCTTTGTGCCTTATGATGCCCCAGTTTTAAGAGGGTTTGAAGATGATGATATCCGAGGAGAAATGGTTAATGAGCTAGCAGAAACACCTGCCGCTCTCCTACAACGAATGTCTGACATCATCCTTGATCCTACAGAAAACGATCCTTACCGTTTAACGATTTTAATGAATGATGGCTTTACCGTAAGTTCAACAGTTAGACATTTTGCTCAAAGAATCGCTCCTTATCCTTCCGTTGTGGAACAACTAGATCCTAATGTAGAGGGAATTGTGCATATGCGTATGAACCCTTATTTTGAACGTTTTGATGTTGATGAGGAGGATGAGGGTAGTGATGAAGAGTAG
- the ftsA gene encoding cell division protein FtsA, with the protein MNNHDTYVTLDIGTSSVRVIIGEMTNASLNIIGVGESESEGIKKGSIVDIDETVQSIQNAVDKAERMIGLSIKHVVVGITGNHIQLQPCHGVVAVSSEDREIGDEDITRVIDAAQVVSIPPEREIIDVIPRQFIVDGLDEINDPRGMIGVRLEMEGTIITGAKTMLHNLLRCVEKAGLEVADIVLQPLAAGSIALSKDEKSLGVALIDLGGGSTTVSVFEDGLLQGTRQIPIGGDHISNDISVGLRTSTEEAESVKKMHGHAFVSHASDDETFEVSEIGSDQRQEFSQWQLANIIEPRLEEMFNLVMKEIYRMGYQDLSGGYVITGGVAKMPGVLELARDVMQKNVRVAIPDYIGVREPQYTNGVGLITFAHRNLRIQGKEAKKGLEPGHEVNHNVDKRERKESMRQGKVKEPKEGPGVKKKVSNMFKMFFE; encoded by the coding sequence ATGAATAATCATGATACATATGTGACGCTTGATATCGGGACTTCATCCGTTAGAGTGATTATCGGTGAAATGACAAATGCGTCGTTAAATATTATCGGAGTAGGCGAATCAGAATCAGAAGGAATCAAAAAAGGATCAATTGTTGATATAGATGAGACAGTTCAATCGATCCAAAACGCTGTTGATAAAGCGGAAAGAATGATAGGGTTAAGTATAAAGCATGTTGTTGTCGGGATAACGGGAAATCACATTCAGTTGCAGCCCTGTCACGGTGTAGTAGCCGTTTCTAGTGAAGACAGAGAAATAGGTGACGAAGACATTACGAGAGTGATTGATGCAGCACAAGTGGTGTCTATCCCCCCTGAAAGGGAAATTATCGATGTTATCCCTCGACAGTTTATTGTGGATGGATTAGATGAAATTAACGATCCTCGTGGCATGATTGGTGTGCGTCTTGAGATGGAAGGAACGATTATTACAGGTGCGAAAACAATGCTACATAATCTTCTCCGTTGCGTAGAAAAAGCTGGGCTGGAAGTTGCTGATATTGTGTTACAACCACTAGCAGCTGGTTCAATCGCATTGTCAAAAGATGAAAAAAGCCTCGGTGTTGCATTAATAGATCTTGGTGGAGGCTCAACGACCGTTTCGGTTTTTGAAGACGGCTTGTTACAAGGGACACGACAGATCCCTATTGGTGGCGATCATATTTCTAATGATATTTCAGTCGGTTTAAGAACATCAACTGAAGAAGCGGAAAGTGTTAAAAAAATGCATGGACATGCCTTCGTCAGTCACGCCTCCGATGATGAAACGTTTGAGGTTTCGGAGATTGGTAGTGATCAAAGACAAGAATTTTCGCAATGGCAGTTAGCCAATATTATTGAACCGCGTTTAGAAGAAATGTTTAACCTTGTGATGAAAGAAATCTACCGGATGGGTTATCAAGATTTGTCCGGAGGATATGTTATAACCGGTGGTGTAGCAAAGATGCCTGGTGTTTTGGAGTTAGCACGCGATGTTATGCAAAAGAATGTGAGGGTAGCTATTCCTGACTATATCGGCGTCAGAGAGCCTCAGTATACGAACGGCGTGGGTTTGATTACATTTGCCCATAGAAATCTGCGTATACAAGGTAAAGAGGCCAAGAAAGGATTAGAACCGGGGCATGAAGTAAATCACAATGTTGACAAAAGAGAACGGAAAGAGAGTATGCGACAAGGAAAAGTGAAAGAGCCTAAAGAAGGGCCTGGTGTTAAGAAGAAAGTGTCGAATATGTTTAAAATGTTCTTTGAGTAG
- a CDS encoding small basic family protein, producing MWLPIFGLFLGLLLGFFTDFQISQQYASYFSIAVLAALDTLVGGIRANLEKQFDERVFISGFLTNIFLAAGLAFLGVHLGVDLYLAAIVAFGVRLFNNIAIIRRIFLDKWIDKQNKISTPRSE from the coding sequence ATGTGGTTGCCAATTTTTGGGCTTTTCCTTGGGTTACTTTTAGGTTTTTTTACAGATTTTCAAATATCACAACAGTACGCTAGCTATTTTTCTATCGCTGTACTAGCAGCTCTTGATACACTTGTAGGAGGTATACGAGCCAACTTAGAAAAGCAATTTGATGAGCGGGTGTTTATCTCGGGATTCTTGACGAATATTTTTTTAGCAGCCGGTTTGGCTTTTCTCGGTGTTCATCTTGGTGTAGACTTATATTTAGCTGCAATTGTTGCTTTTGGCGTTAGGTTATTTAACAATATTGCGATCATCAGACGTATTTTTCTTGACAAGTGGATTGATAAGCAAAATAAAATATCTACACCCCGTTCAGAATAA